The Marivirga tractuosa DSM 4126 genome contains the following window.
AATAGAAACTCAAGGCTGCTGGGAAACTATTCAATACAAACATGAAAATCACGGGCATGAAATATTGAATGTTTTTCATCGGTCCTTGAACCGAACTTACTTGACCTTGTGACCAAGTAATCAATAAAGTAGACAAGGTCATTAAGATCGTAAACAAACTCACGTGATCACCATAAAATGGAATTTCAAATGGTAAGCTTAATACACTATCATAAGTGGATAAATCAGTTGCCCAAAGAAATGATTCTTGCCGTAGCTCAATTGAACTTGGGAAGAAGTAGAACATGGCAAATAGAATCGGCATTTGAAGCAGCAATGGTATACAACCGGAGAGCGGGTTTACACCTACTTTACGATAGAGATCCATCTGATCTGCCTGCGCTTTTTGCATATCCCCACCATGCTTTTCCTTAATTTCGTCCAATTGTGGCTTTAAAACTTTGGTTTTAGCCATCGATACATAAGACTTATATGACAGAGGGGAGAGTGCTAATTTTATTAATAATACCAGAATGATGATGATCCAGCCATAACTGCTGATGTATTTCTCCAATATGTAAAATACATTGATAATCACATATTTATTTACCAAGCTAATTGGGAACCACCCTAAGTAAACATTTTCCTCAAAATCAGGAGCAACTTTTTGAAGTGTCTTGTAATTGTTGGGGCCAAAGTAATATTTGAATTCACCAGCTCTATTACTTACTTCAGATAAAGGAATTTCAACTTTGGCTTTACCTCTTTTTACATATTCATCAGATAAGTCCTCAATGTCAGTAGCAAACTCAGCTCTTTTCATAGGAATATCCGTAATTAAGGCTTCCATAAAGAAGTTTTGCTTAAATGAGAACCATTTCACGGGTTCTGCTACTTCTTCACTGTCATCGTCAGAACGTTCACTTAAACCATCCATTCCTTCCTCGGTAGAATAGTAGTTCATCGTAACTTTGGTTCTACTTTGTTCGAGATCCTTTTCGAACTTCCGCATTTTTTTATTCCAACGAAGCGTCAACTGGTCACCTAGAATTTCATTAGTGAAGCCATTGAAAGCCAACGAATAACCTACTTGATATTGATTTCCTGATAAGGTATAAATTTGTTCTATACTTTTATTGGGAGCAACTTGAGCAACAAACTTAATTTGAATAGTGTCTCCATTAGAAAGGTTTCGTTTAGGAGAACCTTGCATTTCGAAATATAAATCATACAAATTGACTTCACCTGCTGCTGTATTAAATAAAAGCTCCTTTTCCTCATCTTCTTCATTAGTGATGATAAGCGGTTGTCCATCAAAAGTTTTGAAGTCTTTTAATTCCACACTTTTTACTTTTCCACCTTTCGAATTAAATTGAATGGCTATAGTTTCAGTGTTGAAGGTAGAAATTTGAGATTCTCCTTTAGCAACACCTGCAAAAGCTCCAAATTGATTGACTAGCGATCGATTTAGGCTAGAGTCGCTTTCAATTACAGCTGCAGCTTGATTAGTGTTGGATGCTGTGGTTTCCTTTTGTTGTTGGTCGTTTTGTTCTACCTGATTACTTTCAATGTTTTCAGGTTGCTGCGGTGCATCCGCAAAAAACCAGAAATAAGCAATCATTAAAATAGAAATCAGGATAAGTCCTGTCGCTTGATTTTTGTCCATCTAAATTGTAATTAATTCGATTCTGATAATATTTTATGTTCTAAACTTGCTTTTACAAATCGCACAAACAAAGGATGTGGATTTAAAACAGTACTCTTTAGCTCTGGGTGAAATTGAGTACCCACAAACCAAGGATGCTCAGGGATTTCTACTATTTCAACTAATCCTGTTTTCGGATTAATTCCTGTAGCTTTCATGCCAGCAGCTTCAATATCTTGCAAATATCTGTTATTAAATTCGTATCTATGCCTATGACGCTCATTAATTTTTGTTTTTCCGTATGCTTGGTAAGATTTTGTATTCTTTTTGAGGTCACAAGCATATGATCCCAAGCGCATTGTACCGCCTTTTTGGGTAATGCTTTTTTGTTCCTCCATTAAATCAATAATTGGATTCTTTGTTTTAACTTCCATCTCTGTTGATGAAGCATCTTTTAATCCTAAGACATTCCTTGCGAATTCAACCACTGCACATTGCATTCCTAAACAAATTCCAAAGAAAGGTAATTTTTCTTCACGGCAATACTTAATGGTTTCTATTTTCCCTTCAATCCCTCTTTCTCCAAAACCAGGTGCAACCAATACTCCATGTACATTATCTAGCAATGACTTTACATTTTCAGCATTTACCTCTTCAGAATGAATCCATTTTACGTTTACCTTGGTTTCATTTTCAGCTCCAGCGTGAATGAACGCTTCTGTTATGGATTTATAGGCATCAGGTAACTCAATGTATTTGCCGACTAAAGCAATGTTGATATCTGAAATCGGGTTCTTTAACTTTCCTAAGAAGTTCTTCCATTGCGTAAGTTCAGGCTCTACTTTATGAGAAAGCTTTAACTTAGCTAAAACCCTTTCATCCAGCTTTTCTTTTCTCATCAATAGTGGTACATCATAAATAGAATCTGCATCCATGGCTTCTATTACAGAATTGATGTTCACATTACAGAAAAGGGCAAGTTTCTTTCTAATTTCTTGAGGTAATTTGTGTTCAGTTCTGCAAACCAATATATCAGGCTGAATACCAGACTCCAATAATTGCTTGACAGCATGTTGAGTGGGCTTTGTTTTTAATTCACCAGCAGCTCTGAGATAGGGGATAAGAGTCAAATTGATGACAAGGAAATTGTTAGTGCCAACATCCCATTTTACTTGTCTAACGGCTTCAATAAAAGGAAGTGATTCAATATCACCAACACAACCTCCAATTTCTGTTATGACAATGTCATATTCATTCTTATCGGCAACAGCGTAAATATTTCGTTTGATTTCATCGGTGATATGAGGAATTACTTGGACTGTTTTACCTAAATAGGCACCTTCTCGTTCTTTTGTAATTACATTGTAATAAATTCTACCTGTAGTAACATTGTTTTCCTGAGATGTATTGATGTTCAGAAATCTTTCATAATGTCCTAAATCCAAATCTGTTTCTGCACCATCTTCCGTCACAAAACATTCTCCGTGTTCATAAGGATTAAGGGTTCCGGGATCAACATTAATGTAGGGATCCAATTTTTGGATTGTAACCGAGAAACCACGCGCTTGCAATAGTTTTGCCAAAGAAGCTGCTATTATTCCTTTTCCTAAGGAAGAGGTTACACCACCAGTAACAAAGATGAATTTAGTATTTTTTTGAGATGCCATAAGTTTCTTTTGAAATGCCTGCTATACTTATGGGATACAAAGGTAGTATAAGCATTTTAAAATCTTCATCTATTTAGGATATTAATGTTAAATTTTCTACTCCTTTTTTGGAATGCTTTCACTATTAGAAGATTAGTGATGAAATAAATTTAGATTGTGATAATGTATTTTATCAATTCATATTTTCTAATATTTTAAATTCATCCTTTTCGGGATATTCCGATAAGTAAGCCCAAGTTTTTAATTCTGAAACTTCAATGGTAAAAAGGCCTTCGTGTTTTTGCGCAATTTTAGCACCTCCCGATGTTGTATGCCAGTTTTCCCAGCTAAATTCAACTCCTCCAACAGGAATAATTTGTACCCACATTTTCACAGATTCTGGCATTCCTGTTTTTTTATCAATCTGCCACAAGTATGAATCGCCTGGGGTAACTCCACCGCTTTTGTATGTGATAAGAAGTCCTTCCAGGTTTTCAGCACCAATCTGCACAAATCTTCTTTCTGTTCCTGCATCTCTAATTTTAGTTATTGGATTTAACCAAAAGGAATCATTTGCCCATATTTCATAAGCATCATTCAGCAGTTTGTTAAGAACTTCATCCCTTTCTACTTGTTTTCCTTTTGCAAAAGCAGCACCTGATTTTGAATCTAATTTGATGAAGACATCATAATTATCCCATGAAACTTTTGCCCAGTGTCTTTCTTTATCCCAAACTAGATTGCGTCCACCTCCAAGATTCCATTTTACAACTGCTATTTCCTTCCAGGCAGAATCATTTACTGCTTCAAGCAATTTATCTGCAAGCTGTTCAGCTTTCGTGCCCTTCTTACCTTGAGGTAAATCTTCGTCTATTATAAAATATCCTACTAACCCTATTAACCCAAGAATGATTAATACAATTACTATCCACTTTAAAACTTTCATTTAGTTAACTTTAGAATGGTATGAAAATGATTTTTTTTGTATCAAAAAAAGCTTCAGAAAAGTATTCTGATATGGAAACTTCCTGATACATTCTTTTAATTTCAGCCATTTCATCTTCCAAATCACCACCTTTTAAAGCAATTACTCCGCTACTATCTTCAGGATTATCCGCTTGGATCTTTTGATTAATCCAATGCAAAAAGCTTTTCATACGGGTAACAGCCCTGCTTACTACAAAATCAAACTTACCTTTTGTTTTCTCAGCTCTTTGGTGGTATGCTTCAACATTTTCCAATCCTAAGCTTTCCGCTACAGCTTTCACTACTTTAATTTTTTTACCTATGGAATCGACTAATGTAAATTGCGCATCAGGAAATAATATTGCCAATGGAATTCCAGGGAAACCGCCACCAGTACCAACATCCAGTATTTTCTTTCCTGAGAGATTTTGGAATTTAGCAATGGCTAATGCATGAAGGATATGTTTTTCATAGATGTTTTCAATGTCTTTTCTTGAAATGACATTTATTTTTTCATTCCATTCGGCATACAAATTGCCTAATTCTTGAAATTGTGCCTTTTGCTGGGCACTCAGCTGAGGAAAATACTTTTCCACTATAGCGCTACTGTCCATATTAGAATTGCGTTTCTTTTCCTGTGATCAATTCACGCATCAGTTCTCTAGATCGGTGTAATTGTGCTTTGATGGTGCCTAAAGGAGCTTCCAATTCAGTAGCAATTTCTTCATAAGATAATTCTTGGAAATATCTTAATTTCACTAAGCGCTGATATTTAGCAGGTAATTTATCAACAAACATGCGCATTAATTCAATTCTTTGATCTTTAATGGCTCTATCTTGAGGAGTTAAATTACCTTTATCTTCCACATCAATTTCAACGGCATCACCATTATCGTCTTTATAAGAAGAATGGATGCTGATAGTTCTTAGCTTCTTTTTACGAATAAAATCAATGGCATTATTGGTGGCAATTCTAAAAAGCCAAGTACTGAATGTATAGTCCTTTTTAAACCTATGAAGACTTTTAAAAGCTTTTGAAAAGGCCTCTATGGTTAGATCCTCTGCATCATCCACATTTCTTACCATTTTCAACACCATATGATAAACAGGCTTTTTATATCTTTTCATCAACTCAGCATAAGCCATTTGATCTTTAGCTATTACTGCCTGATCTATAAGTCTAAAATCCTTTAATGCCTTCTCTGAAAAATTTCTATTTTTATTTATTTCCATTTAAGATGCTTTGTTAGTGAAGCATAAAACCCCCAAATCCAATAATAAAATATAAAGAGGATTTCTAAAACGGGTAATTTATAATGCGTAAATTTTATCCCAAAATTAATGCTAAGCTTATAAAACACGACATATTGTCCTACTATATGCATTAAGATAAAGAAACTTAAAATTAAACAATCAGTCGGACTTCCCAACATTAAGCCTAATATAAATAAAATCCACAACAA
Protein-coding sequences here:
- the yidC gene encoding membrane protein insertase YidC — encoded protein: MDKNQATGLILISILMIAYFWFFADAPQQPENIESNQVEQNDQQQKETTASNTNQAAAVIESDSSLNRSLVNQFGAFAGVAKGESQISTFNTETIAIQFNSKGGKVKSVELKDFKTFDGQPLIITNEEDEEKELLFNTAAGEVNLYDLYFEMQGSPKRNLSNGDTIQIKFVAQVAPNKSIEQIYTLSGNQYQVGYSLAFNGFTNEILGDQLTLRWNKKMRKFEKDLEQSRTKVTMNYYSTEEGMDGLSERSDDDSEEVAEPVKWFSFKQNFFMEALITDIPMKRAEFATDIEDLSDEYVKRGKAKVEIPLSEVSNRAGEFKYYFGPNNYKTLQKVAPDFEENVYLGWFPISLVNKYVIINVFYILEKYISSYGWIIIILVLLIKLALSPLSYKSYVSMAKTKVLKPQLDEIKEKHGGDMQKAQADQMDLYRKVGVNPLSGCIPLLLQMPILFAMFYFFPSSIELRQESFLWATDLSTYDSVLSLPFEIPFYGDHVSLFTILMTLSTLLITWSQGQVSSVQGPMKNIQYFMPVIFMFVLNSFPAALSFYYLIANLITFGQQTLIRRMIDEDKIKQILEENKKKNVNKKTSKFQQRLQEAMKASEEAKKEKDKNKKKKK
- a CDS encoding CTP synthase — translated: MASQKNTKFIFVTGGVTSSLGKGIIAASLAKLLQARGFSVTIQKLDPYINVDPGTLNPYEHGECFVTEDGAETDLDLGHYERFLNINTSQENNVTTGRIYYNVITKEREGAYLGKTVQVIPHITDEIKRNIYAVADKNEYDIVITEIGGCVGDIESLPFIEAVRQVKWDVGTNNFLVINLTLIPYLRAAGELKTKPTQHAVKQLLESGIQPDILVCRTEHKLPQEIRKKLALFCNVNINSVIEAMDADSIYDVPLLMRKEKLDERVLAKLKLSHKVEPELTQWKNFLGKLKNPISDINIALVGKYIELPDAYKSITEAFIHAGAENETKVNVKWIHSEEVNAENVKSLLDNVHGVLVAPGFGERGIEGKIETIKYCREEKLPFFGICLGMQCAVVEFARNVLGLKDASSTEMEVKTKNPIIDLMEEQKSITQKGGTMRLGSYACDLKKNTKSYQAYGKTKINERHRHRYEFNNRYLQDIEAAGMKATGINPKTGLVEIVEIPEHPWFVGTQFHPELKSTVLNPHPLFVRFVKASLEHKILSESN
- the rsmG gene encoding 16S rRNA (guanine(527)-N(7))-methyltransferase RsmG — protein: MDSSAIVEKYFPQLSAQQKAQFQELGNLYAEWNEKINVISRKDIENIYEKHILHALAIAKFQNLSGKKILDVGTGGGFPGIPLAILFPDAQFTLVDSIGKKIKVVKAVAESLGLENVEAYHQRAEKTKGKFDFVVSRAVTRMKSFLHWINQKIQADNPEDSSGVIALKGGDLEDEMAEIKRMYQEVSISEYFSEAFFDTKKIIFIPF
- a CDS encoding RNA polymerase sigma factor, whose translation is MEINKNRNFSEKALKDFRLIDQAVIAKDQMAYAELMKRYKKPVYHMVLKMVRNVDDAEDLTIEAFSKAFKSLHRFKKDYTFSTWLFRIATNNAIDFIRKKKLRTISIHSSYKDDNGDAVEIDVEDKGNLTPQDRAIKDQRIELMRMFVDKLPAKYQRLVKLRYFQELSYEEIATELEAPLGTIKAQLHRSRELMRELITGKETQF